In one Gemmatimonadota bacterium genomic region, the following are encoded:
- a CDS encoding class I SAM-dependent methyltransferase, which translates to MPPPPPPCGTEALRATFGNLDIYVFDQLLRGRLTPAMRILDAGCGAGRNSEYLMRCGAEVFGVDSDQAQIARIRRAAADAAPDLPADHFMVASLEDLPFADGYFDAVLCSAVLHFAPSTQSFETMVGEMWRVLRSGGLFFARLASSIGIETRVTHLRDRWHRLPDGSDRFLVDEAYLVQVTEALGGELIDPLKTTVVQNMRSMTTWVLRKG; encoded by the coding sequence ATGCCCCCACCGCCTCCTCCCTGCGGCACCGAGGCCCTGCGGGCCACATTCGGGAACCTGGACATCTACGTCTTCGATCAGCTCCTTCGCGGCCGGCTCACCCCCGCCATGCGGATCCTGGACGCCGGGTGTGGGGCCGGCCGCAATTCGGAGTACCTCATGCGGTGCGGTGCCGAGGTGTTCGGCGTGGACTCCGACCAGGCGCAGATCGCGCGCATCCGCCGCGCGGCCGCCGACGCGGCGCCGGATCTTCCCGCCGACCACTTCATGGTGGCCAGCCTGGAGGACCTGCCGTTCGCGGACGGCTACTTTGACGCCGTGCTGTGCAGCGCCGTCCTCCACTTCGCGCCCAGCACACAATCCTTCGAGACGATGGTGGGCGAGATGTGGCGGGTGCTCCGCTCCGGCGGCCTCTTCTTCGCGCGCCTGGCCTCCAGCATCGGGATCGAGACGCGCGTCACGCACCTGCGCGACCGCTGGCACCGCCTGCCAGACGGCAGCGACCGGTTCCTGGTGGACGAAGCGTATCTGGTGCAGGTGACGGAGGCGCTCGGCGGCGAGCTGATCGATCCCCTGAAGACGACGGTCGTGCAGAACATGCGCTCGATGACGACCTGGGTGCTGCGAAAGGGATAG